The genomic DNA CGACCTCCCCTTCAGCCAGCCATCCACCCGAGCCTGGGCGCTGGCACATGCGTCGCCCGGCACGGGGGCGGGCGTGAACAGAATCTTGTCTGCACGCTGGTTGTGCCACTGCGCCGCGCTGGCCGCTGCCGTGCGCGCAGATGCCGCGTCGCGGGCCCGTTGGCTGGCCAGCTTGCGCAGGTCGTCCACGGCATTGCTGCATTCACTGGCCATTTGCCGAGCACCATCACGCTGGCCCTGCATATCGCGCAGCGCGGTCTGTGCCTTGGCAGTGGCGTCGCGCTGGCCCAGATAGGCCCAGCCCAGCAGGGCATTCGCGGCCAGGCTCAACAGAACGACGGTTTGCCCGGGACTCATGGTTGCGCCTCCGTGATCAGGCCTGCGCTGAAATGCCCGTCCCTGCCCCATTCCACGCACAGCTCGCGCGTGGTGGCGCGCCGGTCCTGCAGGCCGGGCAGCACCACGGACTGGCCGTTGGCGGTGCCGTGCACCCATCGGGGCATCTGCTCGCACATGCCCACCAGGTTGCCCGAATTGCCCAGGCGAACAAGCGTGGTCCCGTCCAGCACCGAAGGCCCGAGGTTGTAGACCATATCGATCAGACTGACACGCACCCAGACGTTGTAGGTGTCCCAGTGCTTGAGGCCGGCACGGGCCAGACGCTCGGCCTCGATGTACCTGGCCAGTTCCAGCCTCTTGCAATCCTCCCGCGAGTACGTACGCCCTGCCGCCACCTCCGGGCCGGTCACGCCGTTGCACACGCTGAGGGGCTGGCCCTTGCCCAGCCTGTCCACGTAGGGCGTGCCGATGTGCCTGCCGCTGCTTTCGTAGTAGCTGCCCAGCTCCATCGCCAGGA from Acidovorax sp. A79 includes the following:
- a CDS encoding lysozyme, with the protein product MKEGIRKRLVETALAIAFGAAGGVATYFAAQQPSDAVILAMELGSYYESSGRHIGTPYVDRLGKGQPLSVCNGVTGPEVAAGRTYSREDCKRLELARYIEAERLARAGLKHWDTYNVWVRVSLIDMVYNLGPSVLDGTTLVRLGNSGNLVGMCEQMPRWVHGTANGQSVVLPGLQDRRATTRELCVEWGRDGHFSAGLITEAQP